From the genome of Buteo buteo chromosome 4, bButBut1.hap1.1, whole genome shotgun sequence:
GAGTTCCTGAGTCTGTAGTCAAATTGAAAGTAGTTTTTCAGCCCCTTTTTACTCTTCCCTGTTGCAGATGAAAACAGATGTAGTAATTTTTTATATTgctattttctcagaaaaaatataGATACTCTCCAGCTGATGTTCACATAATTGCCCACAGCCTTGGGGCACATGCGGCAGGTGAGGCTGGCAGGAGGGTGCCAGGGATTGGAAGAATAACTGGTAAGTCAGTGACTAAAGACATCACAGCTTAACAAAATGTTGCTGTTCAATTTCTGTTATGATTGTATCTGACTGTGGGCTGTAGTTTAGTCAAGGGTAATTTGGACATTATAGAACTTAGCTTCTTTTCATAGTACACCGGGGAGTGGTACCCTGGTAAGTGTGGGAAAACAGTCAGTGTGATGATTATTTTGCTTGCATATGTTTACACAGCAAAGGAAAGGCTCCATACAGCTAACAGAGACAGAAGGCCCCCTGCAATACATTAATTGACTTGCTGATAAACATTAATGGTTGTGGCAATCTCTGCAGAGCTTGCTTTCTGGTGCTTCAACCTAGCGGTGTCACTGCCCAGACCAGTGCTAGTTTGGAGCAGGAAGGGAGCGATGCTATAACATAACAATACTCCATTGTCACTGTTAAAAATGAACTTGCAATAACTACCGTACAACCAGAAGCAGCTTGAGTTGCCATGATTGCTTTTCATAATGATTTGTCCAACACTAATGTAATAAAACAGACCAGGAGAGTAATCCCTACCTTCCCTGTCCTAGCAGCTTTTCTCCTGccattttcatctttcattaaTCTGGCCTGTTATACAGCAGCACATCTGATGCACAATATCACCCACTGCTTGCAGGTCCCTCCAAAGCATGCTAGAAGCAGCACAACAGCGAGTAGTTATTTTGTACTGTAGTTTTTCTAACAAATAtcattttccagaaaaggaTGGATTAAACCTGACATTTCAGAAGCAGTAGGCTAACCTTCCTGATATACTCATTATGACCTTGCTTTGCTATGTCTACATAAACTCTTCACCTAGTAGAGTACATTAACAGCaattaaattaccttttttgtttttatttcctgcaaaCTTTCTAAAGTTTAATTTCTTCACTTAACTGTTGATACACTAATCTCTGTATTTCCTTGGCAGCAAAAATTGAGTCGCACAGGATTATATCATCTGTCCATATTCAAGTAGACTTACTAAGAAACTGCACTCATACTTAACGAAACAGTCAGATTTCAACtgaatccctttttttttcttcttgaaggaGATCACAGGCATTATGTTTAGACAACCTGTATTAGTTTGAGCTACATGAGCTCCCTCTTACTTTCCAGATAATATCAGAGCTGACTGATCAGAAAGCAGCCCCCCATTTTCACTATATTCCTAAGTAATAGGTGTCCCTTTTAAGTGCTCCCACATTTCGGAGTTTAGACATTTGTAAGGAATATGATGTTGTTCTCTTAATTTTTGGTCAGCTGTACTGATTCACTTTTCGCCTGCCCAGCACTGAATTGCTCTGTTGTCTTTCCCTGTTGCAAGTTACACACTCTATGCTCTGAGAAAGTGAGAAAGCCTCTCACTAAGCCAGGTTTTCCTGTTCAATTCTATCAGGGAGGGCATTTTTGGTTCTGGTTTGTTTTATAGCTGTCCACATATCGCTCTGAATACGCAGAATCTGGATATCCTCCACTGGTCCTATAAATAGTGTCTGTGTCTTGCAAGATCTAACAGATCAAGCCTCTGTGACTATTGGCCAGAAGCGTTTTCGTCTTCCCTTTGATCCAACagcaagttttcctttttcagcgTCCTTGTAATCTGCTCTCTACCCACACTAGCTGAGAGCAAACAACTCTTGAAGAAACCATTTTGCAACACTGCAAGACTTAAATGATGAAAATGCGTACGGCCAAGAGGCAAAGCGAAGTTCCATGGAAGCGCAGGCTGTCTCAGATCTCTGCCCATAGCAGGAGCATCAGTACAACACAGCCACCGCATAACCGTTCACCCTATCCCTGCGCTGTTCTTCAAGGGATAGCCCTcatctttcttaaaatgtttaactgactctttaagaaagaaaatggcaatCAAACAGGCATATTTATTGCAACATGAATTCATTTCTAAAAAAGATATTCAGATATTCCAGAGACCTCACAAAGCAGAGACACCATTTTGAGCATTTTAAAACCTCCAATAATGTCCCAGAGAACAAAACTGAAGAGAGGTATTATCAGCTAAATTTGTGATCAAACCACGCCTTTCTCAAAATATAGGAAACTCACCCCGCAGTCTGCATTCTTTAGCAATTTTTTAACATGTTCAGCATTTCCAGAGTTTAAAGCTATGGGCTTGATCTCCTTATTCATCATGGAGTCAGCGCCAAGGGCGGTGTGCATTAAGCAGAGTGACCTTTCATACACAAAAGACAATTTTGGATATTATTAACGCAGCCCTTTTCAATTGTTACTTTTCCTCTGGGATTTCAGGCTTGATGAACCTTGGACTAATAGTCTACAAAATAGTTTACtaagagcaaaaccaaatctGCTGCCCAGGGACAACAAGAGATGCAAGTATAAGGTAGCAAAAATTATGCAATTTGCAAGACTTTACAAGCTCCTGAAATTGCTGCAGCAATTTGGGAagcaaattaattctgttttctgctagGATCAAAAGCAAAGATCATCACTTCAAAACTAGATGTTTTTCCAAAACCTGACTGGAGCCACAAGCAGGCAAGCTGGTTCCAACACCTCCAAGCACATGGGGTGCTATCAGCATCAATTACTGTTTGAGTACATTGAGTTACATGGGATGCAGACGCAGCCACCTCAATTTGAGCAACATTATTAAAGGGAagttcaattttaaaaaaaaaaaagttacatccAAGTGGGAGTCAATATTCATGTAAATCAGTAAAATTTAATAGGCTTCACACAGGTaaccctttctccttcctgaaaaGCCACTTGGTAAGAGAGAGCACatgttatcattttattaatgCCTATACTACTTAGATATAAGGAACCATAGGCAACTATATATGTAATATTCATTATATACAATCATAGTGTTATGTAAAATGATACATCTATATCTCCTTATCTATACATAACActagtctttttctttcaggactGGACCCTGCTCAACCTTATTTCCAAGACACTCCACTTGAAGTCAGACTGGATAAATCTGATGCAGAGTTTGTTGACATTATCCACACAGATTCAGCTCCCACAATCCCCTACTTAGGTGAATATTCAGCTGTACTGTATTAATACTAAATTATTTATGCTTTGTGGCACTTAAGTATCCTAATCATTCATCAAGACTCAGTTGTGCTGGGTGATGTATAGACACAGAACAAATACACCATTCTGGTCACTAACAGCTCATATCCTAAAATACCAAGCACAGACAAACTTCAAGCCAGTAGCTATAGGTATGAGAAAATACTAGACAATATTAATTTCAAACCTACTTACCCCCGCTTTAAATGCTTCAGGTTTTGGCATGCCCACAGCTATAGGACATCTTGACTTTTACCCaaatggaggaaagcaaatgccaGGGTGTGGGAAGAACCCTGTTTCACAAATTGTAGATCTCGACGGCATCTGGGAAGGTAAGTGTTTTGATTACATTACAAATTCCGGGGAAACTCACCCCTCACAATGTAAGGACTTAAATTCTCTTAATTCAGGTGTTTTGTATTAGCTTTTGGTGTGTCCATCAGCAATGGCAGCTGCAGAGTGCAGTGAAACTGTTGATATGCTCAAAACACACTATTTCCCAAAGCTTattcaaaaataaacaagacaAAGGTGTTGCCTCTGGAAAATATGCCTCCTCTAAAGTATTttacagcagcaacaaaagtTACTGAAACTGTGCCAAAAATTTTGAAGGGTCTGTAACAACACATTTCACTTTGTTTCTATTTAGTTGCCCAGCAGCAATACTGGGTGGAGCAGGGCAATGATGCTCACAGCTATTTCTGTTAGGGTATCTTCAGCTGCAGTTCTTCTGAGATagagcaatttaatttttttttaattacctatTATAATCTGGGTTGCATTAAAGCAACATCATTGTGTCTATTTTTAGTCAGCTAAAAAAAAGAGTGGCACATAGCTGCTCAAATACACTGTTCTCTGTTGTTTTACATGGTTCTAATAAAAGCTCTAAATATTAGAAAATTTCCTTATAAAGTTTAATTGtacattacattaaaaaaaatcccaagattTCTGCTGTAGAGATTTTTCAGTATATTATCTGAGCTCTTTCCTACATTATTGCAAACACCTTAAACTCTGAGAATCCATGAACTTATTTGTGATGACTAGCCTTTTTCTCCAGGTTTTATTCAATGCAGCTAGAggcattactttttctttttttcttctttttttttttaataaacttgttATCAATAATGGGGAATTAaggcacaaagaaataactgtgTTGTATATGATCTTCTTTTTAACCTAAAGTCAGGAAAATAAAGgcaacacaaaggaaaataatatattcattattttaattttaagagtCTCCCTTCCTTAAGCACCCCccccaataataataattttgttttgaagtccTCAGCTGGAGCAAATCAGCATTGCCCTAGGAAGTTCACTGttaaatacttttcatttggttttcttttgttatggTAATGCAGCTGCTGCCTACAAAAGACCTGCTTCATGCAGTTCTCATTTCTATTGTGAAACTCGGTCAGATTGCTTGAATAAGTGTTtgtgagggaaggggaggggctgggctgagctgagctgcacAGTTGAGCTCCACAAAGCATTTGAAGTTTGCATTTTATACCTGTTGAGTCAGTGACATTCCTTAGAGCATCAATTCATTGCGAGAGCAAGCTTCAAACCTTACGTTTGATACTCCAAGAATTGTGATGAGGCTTTTGAGGAGGAACGATGTATCCCAATGACATGGCAAGGGCTGTGCCAGTATCTTTCCTCGAATGGTAACAGAAAGGGAGAACTAACCTGGGAGCATCTTTTCACAGGAACTCGGGACTTTGTGGCTTGCAATCATTTGCGGAGTTACAAGTATTACTCTGACAGTATTATCTACCCTGATGGATTTCTAGGCTATTCTTGTGCTTCATATGATGTTTTTGACACAGTAAGTATTTCTCTGAGCCTCAGTATGGACCATATCAAAAATAGTGTCTCTTATGTATACATCTGAAATTCAATTTATTTATGCTAGCTTGCACCCAATGAGTGCATCTGTAAGAGAAGTAAGGGTCAGACATCCTAAAGTATTATACCTCGTTCAGCTGACATGGGTCAAAGTAGAAAAAGGCAACAACAAACAGGGACAGCCCTCATTCTGTGCTGGTGTGACAGCCCTGAGGTACTACTGGAGCTAGTGTGGCTTCTGCAGGTCTGCTCTGCTGCATCAAACTGGGGAAGAGGTAAGGAGAAGAGCCTGTCCCTGTAATCACCAAATGTATTTATCAAACTGCAGCGAGTGGAATCCCATACTGTAGATGATGAACTTTCAAACACagcttaaatgttttcttttcaaaacaacaagaaggaaaataacatgtgatgaccTGATGGGGTCAGTCCATGATCAAAGTACTTTGGTGACTTTAAGATGGCCTCAGGGACAAAGCGCAATGGTTTATGGACCAAGGTCAGGAAGCCCTTCCCTGTCCCAGACTGGGAGATGAGGAGCTACAGCCCAAGAGTAGCAGGGAGGCAACAGGCTTGTCATATCCTACAGACAGAGGTATAAACTTACATAGTGCTTAGATTGACCTTTACATGTTCTGAGCAGGTAATAGAGATCACACTTCTCAGGTCACTTTGGGAGAAGGTGACTACCTGCTTCTGTCACCATAGTAGAAAACTGCTTTCATGACAAAAATGAGCTTTGTTTTCAAGACAAAGCCTTTCTTGACCCAACCTGAAGGTATAAGGAGACATAATTCTTTCTCATCAGTTGCTGGGAAggacacctcctcctccccgctccaGTTCAAGACTACTTAAGGATGTCACTGCTGTGGCTGGATTGAGCTAAATGGCATGAGAAAAAACATAGAGCCCTGAAAAATCAGAGCCTTTGAGAAACTTGTCTAGCTTATATGATCCTTCCTAAGTCACAGAAACTGTTACTTCAAATTTGTTGCTGCTGTGATACAGGGCCAGTTAGGTGGGTATGTTAAAAATAAGTCCtatgactaatttttttttttttcttggctggctggataattttattaatagatatatttgttttcaatagGAAACCTGTTTCCCTTGCCCACGAGACGGATGTCCAAATATGGGTCACTTTGCAGAtaaatttaaagggaaaattaaaaacGATTTCCTGAAACTTTACCTGAATACTGGAGAAGCCAGGGATTTTCCTCGTGAGTTTCAATTGCTTCCATTGCTACTTACTCCTTGTAAACAacctttttaattttcctgttttacaattaattttaactgaTGAACAGACCTCATAGCAGTGCAGTGGCTATTCAGTCCTTcatgcctttttctcttttggtcCAACACTAGTGCACAATTTTGGGCCCTCCAGTACAAGTAAGATACTGACAAACTATAGAGTCTAGTGGAGGTCACTGAGATGTTTAGTGGGCTGCACTACAACGTGCAAGGAGAAAGGTTAGGCAATGCACAGAAGTTGCAGCAAGGCAATTTCTTAATTAAATAGTATGAAAATTACTGTCACAATGATAGTAGTTAATTGCAGGAAGAGGGGTCCAGAGAAGCCGGGAAATCGCCATCTTTGGAGATGTTCAAAACTCCATTTGACAAAGGCCAAGAGCAAGCTGATCGTAACTGGCCTTGTTCGAGAAGTGGATGGACGAGATGACCTCCTTTACAACCTCAGTTATCCTAAATGTCAGCTCTCACAAGACTGTTCTTCCTTCACCTTTGTAAACAAGAATCAGAGAGGGAACAGCCGCTTTTGCTAATTGCACACTCAAAGAAAGTTCCCAcccacaaaaattattttccttgagCTTCAGAACTTTTTTACACTCCTTCGACACTGCTTATATTCTGGTATGTATCAGTATTTATTTCTAACACCTCCTTCTTTCCAGCTTCACTGTATATGAAAACCTTCATGGTCAAAATGCTGAGGTCTACATTGTGTTTACCATATTATGGACTAgcgctttttttcttcccagaaagtAACACAAATGTCTACCCATTTCTCACATTGATCTCATCAGGGCATAATGACAGGTCTGACTTGCTggtgttttgtatttgttttgcataGTTATAACCCAAGGAAGAACAACAAGCACCAAGATTAAGGTGTGAGAGCATTGTGTTAACCCCTTTGAGTCCAGACAGCCTGTGATGTAGCCTTGAGCTGAAAGTGAAGGACagcattaattttgttttctttcaactaCAGTgtacagactgaaaaaaaagacaacacttGATATTTTGGAGAGTGTTTCTCCCTGGGTACAATCTAACTTACCGTATTTCTTCTGTGTAGTGTGGAGGTACAAAGTAACCGTGACCCTCTCTGGAAGGAGTAAAATAAAAGGATATGTAAATATTGCCCTGTATGGAAGTGGTGGGAACACAAGACAGCATCAGATCATCAAGTAAGTTAAAAATTCAATAGAAAAGAAACTTCTCTTCTAGaatatttaattcatatttttaattaatatttctgtttacGTTGGTCTTATTTTAGAGGTAAAATTCTACCCCCTATGTAAATGCAGTGACAGTTTGCTCACTCTGGCTTTACATTTGAAGGGAGAAGGTTAGAATgcaggattttaaaatgttagaatTTGATGTTACTTGTCTGCTGTCCCACTAAGGTCTTGCTGGACCTACACTAGTGGAGTTCTTATCTTCTTGTCTTTCACAGGCTTGTAAAATGTTCCCGCCACAGCTGCTTACAGCTAAAGTTACCTCATGATTTACcatataaaaatctatttttttattgctcataACTTTGCCTGCTTACACTGAAGCTGCTTGCTTGCCttatgtggttttgtttatttgcatttttcttgtttgtttcaactaaaatatctgaaatgatgaaaaatagaGAGAAGGCATTTTgatgtgggttttggggtttattttttggttttgttttttgtttattgacAACTATGTCACTTCCACTTTTCCAAGAATGACTTTGCATCTTCACACTTGGCAGCAGGTGTTTGCTATGAGCTGATCCCAGTTTGCTGGCATGCATGCATTCACCTGAGACTAGCCTGCCAGTACTGAATGCACTCCAGCACTCTCTAGCTGCCATTTGCAGGGCCTGTGTCAATTCAATTGCTGGAAGTgaactttattttcctcagcAAATCTTGCTCTAACCTACCAGGCACCACTGTGGATccagtaaagaaacaaaaaggcaaagggaTTTTGTCCTGTCTCTCATTACTTCCCCTACCATAAGCCTTTTAATATGGAGGAGAGTAAATATCATCTTCTGAAGGCAGATGAATGAGAAAGTGCAAAGCTAGGGGAAGGAATAAAAATCCTGTCTTTCTCATGAAGCTTGTTAAAACAGTAGAGGTTTCTGCTGGGTGGTTCTGCCGGGTCCTTTgcttctccccccgcccccctcctgTATCTCTCAGGTAGTGTCTACAATAACAGTTCTGCAGTGATAAAGGCATCACACATTCAAATGTCTCTTGACTTCATACAGCAGGAGTAAATTTAAGAAAGTAGCCCTTCACCTTCAGAGcatgggggtgggagggggcaaAGGAGAGGATCAAAGAAGCATTGGCTCATATTCGGTGAGATGTAGTAGCTGAAGCCATTACCAGTCTCAAACTGCTGCCATTTAGAGCTTTGATGCTCGTGAAATGAGTAGCCAGATTAAAACTACGGTTACCCAAGAGCAGATGCACATTTGACTCGGCCACGGTGCTGCAACTGTGGGAATCTCTGCTagagagcagggctgagcagctGGTAGATAATCCTTTTGGCCAACCCCCAAAAATGCAACATCTGTATcatataaattaattaatattaagtgaaaatttcatttatgtgcaaaaaaacctgcctACATAAGCAACAGGGAGCAAGCTCTACCTTCTCCACAGGGATTGTCCTGTAACTGGGTCTTCATTGTGAGGTGTGACTGCGGCATATCAGGCCTAcctgcctttgctgcttctgacaAACACTGATTTGGGATGAATTATGTTGGAAAATGGGCAATAATGATGTTACTATATTATAAGCTAAATACTGTCTCTCTGTTAACTTTCTACTCACTTGCTACCACAGCCAATCAGTTAACAGGACTGGTAATTCATATTAAATGCTAGCATGCCTCACATccataaaatgttattttttcacaGGGGAACCCTCAAACCAGACAACACTTACATAAACTTCATTGATGCAGAAGTTAATGTTGGAACAGTTACAAAAGTTAAATTTCTTTGGAACAACAACCAGTTAAATCCAACTTTTCCTAAATTAGGAGCTGCAACTATCACAGTACAATCTGGACAAAATGGAACAGAGTAAGTATATGCATTGTGAAAATCTTGAAAGTTACTCAGTAATACAGGTGACAAAATTATATGTGGGGTGAAAGCATTTTCACAAGAAAAGCTATtgaaagcattaaaagaaaaagactctcaagaaaaccttttatttccttcctttcaagACACTGTTCCTCTATAGTTCAATTCACTACTACTTCAACTCTTTGCCTTAAataacttcaaagaaaaacttaaaatatttccaggcTTCAGAAGAGCAAACTTCCTGTATAAACCTTTGGGTGAGAAAAATTAGCCATGGCTTGGATTATCAGCATCATTCTTGCCAGGCTCCTACTGTCCACAAGAATAGGTTATCTGTGCCTGAGCTTGCATTGGGACGTCTGACTTACTGTCAGCTGGAACCAGCAGACATTTTCCATTGATATTGATGGTCCCTGAGATCATAATTGATAAAAGAGGACAGTGATAATAAGCCTACCCCTCCAATGAGCAAGGCTAATACTTGGAAGCTGCGCTTAAAAGGCTACATATAAAGTTGAGGGAGAGAGGCTAAAACTGATTTCTCCAGACTTTGTGGAATATGGCTTGGATGTTCAGGTTATAGAATTACGATTTACTGATCCAGCTTTAGTCATTTTCCTGGACGTTTTAAACCAAACTCCCTCATTTGCCTgatcagttattttattttatccacCCCACGACTGGGTATCTGGAAGAGGAGGTAGAGTATATGTTTTAGACCCATATACAAATTCATAGTTAAAATGCCATCACTTAAAAGACAACATGGGAGACGGAAACAGtttcaagcaaagcaaaatgattACAGACCAGCAGCATTACCTTTAAGCAGAGGTCCTAAGTCCAGTTGTAGTTTCTATTCACCAAAGCACATTGCTGATGAAGCGTACACCTGTAGAGAGGCCCTCACTCTTCTATTGACTCATGGCCTTTGCACAAGTAGTTGTGACAATCTGCATAGTGATGGTAGCacaaaatctggaaaaaaaaagaaactaaaactaAAGGAAGGCAGGCAGTGAACCAGAATGAATACAGTCCTTCACTGCTTTCCCTAGCAGTAAAATTTCAAACTTAGGAGCTCAAAGTATGTTGTGTTCAGTTGTGTCAAATGACAAACCAGGTTActtatattaaaacaaatccaCTTATATAATCTCAACAAATGTTGACAACTCAAGGCacttgtatctttttttttttcttcagattccGTTTCTGTGGTTCCGAGACAGTGAGGGAGGATGTTCTGCAAACTCTTACTGCTTGCTAACAGCACATACGGATGCCCCAAACCTTGCTGCCAATAAAAGCTACTCATGCATAAAACACTGGAGTCTGCGGTCGCTGGAGTTCTAATACTGGTGATGTGTGTTGGGGGGTTTTTGCTGGTTTGGGAGGTGGGGGTTATAGACAGAATATTTCTATAGACAGAATTTTTAGAGTAGCTTTAGGAGTGAATGAGCCAAAGCCTGTTGAAAAATTCCCCTGATTTCagcctatttaaaaataatttcagacaagaggaggaaagggggcAGGTAACAGAATCTGGAGTGTGGCTCCTGGGCAGTACCAAGAGAAAGCAGACCTGCTTGTGAGTAGAAAGCTCCAGGGAGACcgatagcagccttccagtacctaaaggcagcctacaagaaagctggggagggactttttacaagggcgtgtagtgataggacaaggggtaatggctttaaactgaaagagggcggcagatttagattagatattaggaagaaattcttccctgtgagggtggtgaggcactggaacaggttgcccagagaagctgtggctgccccatccctggcagtgttccaggccaggctggatggggctttgagcaacctggtctagtggaaggtgtccctgcccgtggcaggggggttggaactagatgatctttaaggttccttcaacacaaaccattctatgattctatgagagGATTAAGGAAGCTGATGTTCTTAAACTGAAGGCTAAACCCAGAATTAGTGTGAGATAAGGATGAAACAGAGATAAGAGGGTGAGTGGTTACAAAATGAGGAcagaagtttaattttaattaccTGTGAGAGAGGGAACAGTGAACATGATGGAGAACTGGTATTGTGTTCTGGTGTGTTAATGCTGAACTAAGCTTGTATCATATAATCTGGACAGAATGAGAATCTAagaaagctgcagagcaaaTTTCAAATGTTAATGAAGTTTCACTAAAATGCTTATAATCAGAACAATCACCAAAGTGTCCTGAAATCCCATATCCTGGCCCTCAGCCTTGAACAAAACTGCCAGATGATGAGGTCAAAACAGGTAATGCAATAAGGGAGTcactttttccctgctttttgaTAAACACATTCAGCTGAAGTGTGGATAGTtcacaaattaatttctgtccCTACGTAATCCTGtc
Proteins encoded in this window:
- the LOC142030699 gene encoding inactive pancreatic lipase-related protein 1-like; the protein is MIGIWILALFLLSAAEGNEVCYERLGCFSDDIPWSGTAERPIHKLPWDPKKIDIHFLLYTRENPTVFQEISAVDAVTIDYSNFNASRITRFIVHGFIDDGEENWLSDMCKRMLSVEDVNCICINWKKGARCQYTQASNNVRVVGAEIAYFINVLMKKYRYSPADVHIIAHSLGAHAAGEAGRRVPGIGRITGLDPAQPYFQDTPLEVRLDKSDAEFVDIIHTDSAPTIPYLGFGMPTAIGHLDFYPNGGKQMPGCGKNPVSQIVDLDGIWEGTRDFVACNHLRSYKYYSDSIIYPDGFLGYSCASYDVFDTETCFPCPRDGCPNMGHFADKFKGKIKNDFLKLYLNTGEARDFPLWRYKVTVTLSGRSKIKGYVNIALYGSGGNTRQHQIIKGTLKPDNTYINFIDAEVNVGTVTKVKFLWNNNQLNPTFPKLGAATITVQSGQNGTEFRFCGSETVREDVLQTLTAC